In the Corynebacterium jeikeium genome, GCCCGTCGGTGGTGTGGATCTCGGCGCGGGCGGGTGCACCGTTGTGGTACATGCTCACCGCCATGGTGCACTCCAGGGCGCCTGTCGCGGCAATGAGGTTCTCCGTTAGTGCGTTGACCAGGGTGGACTTTCCGGATTTCAGGCGGCCGACCACTGCCACGCGCGGTGGGCGGGTGACCATGAGGCGCAGCTGTTCTGCGTGCCTCGCCAGGTCCGGCGAACCCCCACTCAAGGCATCAACGGCCTGGGTAAGAAGTAGCGTCAGGTCAGAGACGCGCTGGCTCAAATGCGCCGAGGCTGACTGGATCTGATTTCCCTGCTCCATTTACATCCCCGCCTTCGCGTGTTCCGCCATGCTTGCTGCGCCACGCCGAGTGCGTTTCAGCGCCGCCAGGTGCCCATCCAGTTCTTCGATGGTCTGGTTCACGATCTCCAGGTTCTTCTTCAGCCTGTTGATGGTCTGTTTGCGCTGTGCCTCGGATTCGCGGGCGATCTTCTGTGCGGATTCGATCTTGGACTGCAGGTTGCGCTGCTCCTGGCGGATTGCGGAGCGGTGGCGCAGCAGGATTTCCGTCCTACCGGTGGTGATCGCAATGTCGATCATGCGATTGATGGAGGTGCGGGTGGTCGCAATAGTCTCGCGGAGCCAGATAAGTAGGTGTTGCTTGCCGTTGCGCATTGCTCGGTAGCCCATGTTCACGCCGATCCAAGCCGCTGCGGCCACAGGGGCGAAGGGGATTACTACAGTCAGGGCGCCCGCGCCGACAATGCCCATCGTGAGCATCGACGGATCCACCAACCCAGTAGTCTTCTTCTCCACGTCGTGGCTGAGGGCGCTCGGCGGAGCCAGTGCAGCGAAGATCTGTTGCTGTACCTGATCCACCATGTCCTGGCGCCCCTGGAACAGCTGTGCGGCACGGGCGGTTACCTCACTGACCATGGCCATCACCATCTGCTCCATGATCTGGCGCAGCTCGATCTCAATTTGGCTGGTGAACACCTGTGGCTTGCTGCGCAACACGCGCATGCCTTCGCCGTTGATGCGGTTAGTCCAGCGCGTCTTTACGTCCGTCAGCGCCTCGTCCATCGCCGCGGAGACCTTGTTGCGGCTCAACTGGATGTCGCGCATGAACAGCTGTTCCCACTCGCTGGTGGCATCGCGGAACGCCTCGAGCTTGCGCTTCTCTGCTTCGAGCTCGCCGACTGCATCGCTGGTCTTGTCGTAGAGCTTGATGTCCCGCTCGATATCGGTGGTGATCGTGTGCATCGTCGACTTGGCGATCTCCAGTGCGGTCACCGTGCCGAGGTTGCCCGGCGAGTTCACGTGGTCGATGATCTGTTGGCGCAGCTCGGCGATGCCGCATCGTTGCTCGATCTGTGCTCTTTTTTCTGGTGACGCCGATTCTGCCGCGTCTAATGCCCGCAACGAAGACACTCCAATGACCGGGATGTCCAAACCGAGGTGTTCTGCGATGAGGCGCTGGTCGTCGGCGACGATGGAGCGCCAGCGCCGCACGTTCTTGTCTGTTTTGGTGACGGCCACGATCACGCTGCCGACCTGCTCGCGAGCGCGACGGAGAATATCCATCTCCGGGGCGGTGATCGGGGTGGAGGCATCGCAAACCATGAGCAGCACGCCGGCATTGCGAGCCTCCGCCAGGGAGGCTGCAACTGCGTGCTCGTCCAGGCCGCCCACGCCCGGAGTGTCGATGATGGTCACCTTGCCCATGCCGGAGTAAGGAACCAGCAGCTCGGCGGCGCTGGGCAGAGAGGCTACTTCCTTGCTGTCCTTCGGCGCACGGTTGATGGCGTCCACGGCTTCTTGGGTGACCCAGTTCTTAAGATCCTCAGGCTCGATCGGGTCGTACTCCGTGCCCCGCACCAGGCGCGCCAGCACGGGTTGGTCCGGATCCTGGTCGGGTTCCGTGTGGATGCGGATGGGGGCGCTGGTGGCGGTGATGACGTCCACCGGCAGCAGGTCGCGCCGACCGACTAGAGCGTTGATGAGGGAGGACTTTCCACGCTTTACCTCGCCGATGATGACCACTGCGGAGGTGCGGTACTTCGCATTCACGAGGTTTTGCACGCGATCCGCGGCATCGTGCATTTTGTATTTTCTGGCGATGGTGGCCCCGCGTTCGACGCTTGCCTGGGGGGATCGGCCCGCAGCGTTGGGGTAGGGGGTCACGGTGGGTATCGCCTTTCTGTGTAGTGCCCGGTTAATGCGCGGCGAGCGCACGGTAGTGCTCGGTAGTGCGCGAATGCCATTCTAGTATGCCGATAAATAGGTTTTTCGGAAGTGCAGTGTGAACCTCGTGTGTGCTTTCACCCCCGGAACTGCTTTCGGGATTCAATTATCAGAAATGTCTTTTTACTAGGGAGTTTGTGGGTTTTGGGGCGAGGGGGCGTCCATAATAAATACCCCCAAGGAACAACTTGTAGGGGAGGGGCATTCAATAACTGACAGGCAGCCAGGAAGAGCCTGAAGGATACTAAGAAGAACACTGAAAGGGAGTACACAATGTCCAACGAGAACCTGAACAACGGAAACACCGGCAACAACAACGGCCTCACCACCAACGACAACGCGGGCGCCCAGGATCACTCCCTGGGTCGCTGGGACGTACTGGACGCAAACGGCAACATGGTCCAGGGCAACATCGTCGGCGCACAGGACACCAACGGCGACGGTAAGGAAGATGCATTCCAGGTAGATATCAACGGCGACGGACGCCCGGACGGCACGGTCTACGACAAGGATGGCGACAAGGTGACTGACCGCGCGGAGATGGACTACGACCAGGACGGCATCGTCGATACGGTCTACGAGGACATCGACCGAGACGGAGTGATCGACCACATGTCGGTAGACACCACCAACGACGGCAAGCTGGACACCAAGGCCACCGACTACGACGGCGACGGTGTGACCGACAACGTGAAGATCGACTCCAACGGTGACGGCAACCACGACGTGACCGCCTACGACTTCGATGGCGATGGCAAGGTCGATAGCGTTGCCTACGACACCGACGGCGATGGGATCTCCGACTACTCCGAGTTCGACCACGACGAAAACGGCGTTGTAGACGGCACCAGCGGCGAGGTTCCGCCGTCTGCAGCTCAGCAGGCGGTGGGTGAGGGCATCTGGGGTTCCCAGTCCCAGAACGCAGCACCCCAGAACGCTGCACCCCAGAACGCAGCACCCCAGACTGAGGCTCCGGCTGCTGCAGCCCCTGCAGCTGAGGCTCCGGCTGAGGACAAGCCACAGGACAAGCCAGAAGCGCGCACCGAGGACACTGAGGCCGCTGAGGGCAAGGCAGAGGCGCCGGCCGAAGCTCCGGCAGAAGAGGCAGCTCCGCAGGGCGGCACGGACGCAGACCTGCAGTCCGCAGGCGCAGGCAACGCAGCCCCGAACGGCGGCGAGTACGTGGACCTGGATGGCGACGGCCTGGCAGACGGTGTCGCTTATGACACCAATAACGACGGCCAGATCGACGCACTCGAGATCGACACCACCGGCGACAACCAGACGGACACCGTCTTCGTGGACACCGATGGCGACGGCCAGGTTGACGAGCGCCACGTGGATACCGACGCTGACGGCTTCACCGACGAGGCTCTGCTGGATACCGACTTCGACGGCATCGGCGACACCAAGGTGCACGACTACGACAACGACGGCGTGTACGAGTCCTCCGAGGAGACCTACACCGAGGACGTCGCTCCGACCTTCGACGACCTGCTGGGCGGAGCTGGCGACAGCGCAGCCGCTGGCAACGACGGCGCGGACCTGGCCTAAGGCCTAGCCCCCCGGCCTCAGGTCCGGGCCTTGCCCCCGGCCCTAAGCTTCAACCAGGCGACGCAGTGCACCCCGCACTGTGTCGCCATTTTCCGTGTACCAGAAGTCCGGCATCGAACGGCGAATGTAGCTGCCGTAGCGCTTCGTGGCCAGCCGCTGATCCAGCACCGCCACCACGCCCCGGTCGTCCACGGAACGCAGCAGGCGCCCCGCGCCCTGCGCCATCAGCAGCGCCGCGTGGTTCGCAGCCACCTCCATGAACCCGCTGCCGCCGCGCTGGTCGGCGGCCTCCTGCCGGGCTTGCTGCAGCGGGTCGTCGGGACGGGGGAAGGGGATGCGGTCGATGATCACCAGAGAAAGCGACTTGCCCGGCACGTCCACGCCTTGCCACAGCCCGAGGGTGCCGAAGAGGCAGGCGGACTGGTTCTTGCGGAACTTCTCCACCAGCGTGGACATGGAGTCTTCGCCCTGCAGCAGAATCTCGTAGGGCACCACCGTGCGCAGCTGCTCGGCCATGTCCTCGGCCGCGCGCCGGGAGCTGAATAGCCCCAGGGTGCGCCCGCCGGCGGCGTTGATCAGCCGGGCGGTTTCGTCCACGGAGGCGTCGCTGGCGCGATCCCGCCCGGGCGGGGGCAGATGCCGGGCGACGTAGAGGATGCCGTGGGTGCGCGCGTCGAAGGGCGTGCCGGCATCCAGCGTGGGGGTGCTCTTCGGCAGCCCCCAGCAGCTGAGCATGGAGGTGAACTTGCCGCCCAGCGCCAGCGTCGCCGAGGTCAGGATCACCGTGTTCCGGCCGAATAGTCGCTGGCGCAGCAGGTCGGCAACGCTCAAGGGGGCGACCCGTACCACGTGCTTCGGCGCGCGCGGACCGGAGTCTGCGGTGTACCAGATGACGTCCTCGCCGAGCAGGTCCTCGTCATCCGCACTGGTACCCTCACCCACGCGCGAAGCGTTGAGGATGCGCACGCACGTATCGTTGAGTTCTTCGGTGGCCACGATCACCGCCAGGCGCTCGGCGACCTTCTTTGAATCATTCGCAAACTCGGAGGCGGGTATGCCGCTGACCTGCCGGTTCGTCTTCCACGCTGCGTCCCTTAGAGCAGCGAGCGGCACCTGTAGTGCCTCGGGTACGCCGGTCCAGCGCCCCTCGATGCCGGTGCCGAAGCGGTCGTTGTTTCTGGACGCCGCCGCCTCCGCCTTCAACGCCTCCGTCCACCTGTCGCCTGCTTCGGCCAGCTCGTCCCCAGCAGCGTCTGCGCCGGAGACGGCCAGCTTCGCGGCGCGTTTGGCCAGCACGGCAATGGCGGTGGGGGATAGTTCTGCGGTGGCGACGGAGGTGATGCGATCCTCCAGCTCGTGGGCCTCGTCTACGATCACTGTGTCGTGCTCCGGCAAGACTGGGGCGTCCACAAGAGCATCGATGGCAAGCAGGGCATGGTTGGTGACGACAACGTCGGCGTCCGCGGCGTGGGCACGGGCGCGTTCGGCGAAGCACTGCTCGCCGAAGGGGCAGCGGGTAGCGCCGAGGCACTCGCGGGAGGACACGCTGACCTGGCGCCACGCGCGATCGCTGACGCCCTGGGGGAGGTTATCGCGGTCGCCGTCCTCGGTTTCGCCGGCCCATTCGTGTAGGCGGGCGACTTGGGCGCCGGTGGCGGAGAGTTGGGAGGGATCCAGGAGGGACTCTTCGGCCTCTTCCACGCCGCTTTCGGTCTGCGCGTTTTGCACCTTGTTGAGGCAGACGTAGTTGCCGCGGCCTTTTTGGATTGCGAACTCGAGGGGGCGGGGCAGCTCCGGTTCGAGGGCCTTGGCCAGGCGCGGTAGGTCGCGCTCCACCAGCTGGCGTTGCAGGGCGATGGTCGCGGTGGAGACGATGACGGGGTAGTCGGAATCCATGGCCGCGGCAATACTGGGGATCAGGTAGGCCAGGGATTTACCCGTGCCGGTGCCGGCCTGGACGGCCAGGTGGTGTTCTTTGTCAATGGCCTCGGCCACGGCCTTGGCCATCTTCTGTTGGCCGGGGCGCGGGGCACCGCCGAGGTCGTTGACGGCGAGGCTGAGGAGGTCGAGGACGTTGGAGCTCATACGAAACTGTGCGAACCTTTGCGAAACTTCTAGGCCTTAAATGCGGCTGATATGGCGCACCTGCAGGGCGGGCTCGTCGCGGGTGAGAGCCAGGCCTTCCCAGGGCAGGCAAACTAGCTGCTTGGCGCAGTGCTCGCGGGATTCCTCGAGGGTGGGCAGGCCGTCCACGAGCTCGCCGTCGCGCACCATGGGGATGGTCAGCTGGGTGCTTTTCAGCCCTTCGGCCTGGGGCAGTTCCGCACCCAAGGGGAAGGTGACTTCCTCGACGGCCGTGCCGGAGGGGCGGCTAAAGCGGGCGGCATCCTTCGCCCCGCCGAGGCTGGCCTTGCCTCGGGAACGCTTGGCGACGGGCACGCCGTCTACCTCCACGAGCTTGTAGACCAGCCCCGCGGTGGGCGCCCCGGAGCCGGTAACGACGGAGGTGCCCACGCCGAAGGAATCCACCGGCTCGCTGCGCAAGGCGGCGATGGAGAACTCGTCCATGTCGGAGGAGACCACGATCTTGGTGTTCTTTGCCCCCAAGGAATCCAGCTGGTCGCGCACCCGGCGGGTCAGCACGCCCAAATCGCCGGAGTCGATGCGCACGGCTCCCAGTTCCGTGCCGCCGGCGGCAACGGCGTTTTCCACGCCTTGAGTGATGTCGTAGGTATCCACCAACAGGG is a window encoding:
- a CDS encoding dynamin family protein produces the protein MHDAADRVQNLVNAKYRTSAVVIIGEVKRGKSSLINALVGRRDLLPVDVITATSAPIRIHTEPDQDPDQPVLARLVRGTEYDPIEPEDLKNWVTQEAVDAINRAPKDSKEVASLPSAAELLVPYSGMGKVTIIDTPGVGGLDEHAVAASLAEARNAGVLLMVCDASTPITAPEMDILRRAREQVGSVIVAVTKTDKNVRRWRSIVADDQRLIAEHLGLDIPVIGVSSLRALDAAESASPEKRAQIEQRCGIAELRQQIIDHVNSPGNLGTVTALEIAKSTMHTITTDIERDIKLYDKTSDAVGELEAEKRKLEAFRDATSEWEQLFMRDIQLSRNKVSAAMDEALTDVKTRWTNRINGEGMRVLRSKPQVFTSQIEIELRQIMEQMVMAMVSEVTARAAQLFQGRQDMVDQVQQQIFAALAPPSALSHDVEKKTTGLVDPSMLTMGIVGAGALTVVIPFAPVAAAAWIGVNMGYRAMRNGKQHLLIWLRETIATTRTSINRMIDIAITTGRTEILLRHRSAIRQEQRNLQSKIESAQKIARESEAQRKQTINRLKKNLEIVNQTIEELDGHLAALKRTRRGAASMAEHAKAGM
- a CDS encoding ATP-dependent DNA helicase, which produces MSSNVLDLLSLAVNDLGGAPRPGQQKMAKAVAEAIDKEHHLAVQAGTGTGKSLAYLIPSIAAAMDSDYPVIVSTATIALQRQLVERDLPRLAKALEPELPRPLEFAIQKGRGNYVCLNKVQNAQTESGVEEAEESLLDPSQLSATGAQVARLHEWAGETEDGDRDNLPQGVSDRAWRQVSVSSRECLGATRCPFGEQCFAERARAHAADADVVVTNHALLAIDALVDAPVLPEHDTVIVDEAHELEDRITSVATAELSPTAIAVLAKRAAKLAVSGADAAGDELAEAGDRWTEALKAEAAASRNNDRFGTGIEGRWTGVPEALQVPLAALRDAAWKTNRQVSGIPASEFANDSKKVAERLAVIVATEELNDTCVRILNASRVGEGTSADDEDLLGEDVIWYTADSGPRAPKHVVRVAPLSVADLLRQRLFGRNTVILTSATLALGGKFTSMLSCWGLPKSTPTLDAGTPFDARTHGILYVARHLPPPGRDRASDASVDETARLINAAGGRTLGLFSSRRAAEDMAEQLRTVVPYEILLQGEDSMSTLVEKFRKNQSACLFGTLGLWQGVDVPGKSLSLVIIDRIPFPRPDDPLQQARQEAADQRGGSGFMEVAANHAALLMAQGAGRLLRSVDDRGVVAVLDQRLATKRYGSYIRRSMPDFWYTENGDTVRGALRRLVEA